In Nocardia sp. NBC_00403, one DNA window encodes the following:
- a CDS encoding wax ester/triacylglycerol synthase domain-containing protein, which translates to MAPQDATMYWLSRRTHNDLFLLYCFADSGRPAAELRALVARRSAHIPDLRHRLREVPADLDYPSWIPCDFAAEQFMEHVPPESNWPTVLKVLGKLLGTVLDATVRPWRLHLFRDVIGVPGRLPDAGPATVVVLQMSHALADGRRAAQIARALFSESAATDQERAGSPPRTPLRRWVPTGSVLLDSARTAAVLGLLRTPIQVMRTAVRGYHAYRSQQELAELTATGQVPAPGPGFTPSLVNPATEVGDSDHRVRMIVCTPDQLRIPDRTVTVVVLTAISLALTRYLESRGAQVDRLGAQVPMALPGVSTPRNNYRSLGVDLFVAEPDIRLRSRRIADALGDRMARAGHPLLAAQDRVTAVVPATLLRRDIDRYPLDTVPDSIAGHTVVSSVHRGPADLTFGGGRVLFTAGFPALGSVMHLTHGVHGLSEDAEGRGATITISIHADVAALPDIDVYSDLLVAALREIAHAHEAADEAG; encoded by the coding sequence ATGGCACCCCAGGACGCGACGATGTATTGGCTGTCGAGGCGCACTCACAATGATCTGTTCCTGCTGTATTGCTTCGCCGACTCCGGCCGTCCGGCCGCGGAGCTGCGTGCGCTGGTCGCCCGGCGCAGCGCGCACATACCCGACTTGCGTCATCGCTTACGCGAAGTGCCTGCGGATCTGGACTATCCATCGTGGATACCCTGTGATTTCGCCGCCGAGCAATTCATGGAACACGTACCGCCGGAATCGAATTGGCCGACTGTGTTGAAGGTGCTCGGCAAACTACTCGGCACCGTCCTGGACGCGACGGTGCGCCCCTGGCGATTGCACCTTTTCCGTGACGTCATCGGAGTGCCGGGTCGGCTGCCCGATGCGGGTCCCGCGACAGTGGTGGTGCTCCAGATGTCGCACGCCCTGGCCGATGGGCGACGGGCCGCGCAGATCGCCCGCGCGCTGTTCTCGGAGTCCGCTGCCACCGACCAGGAGCGCGCCGGCTCCCCGCCACGCACGCCGCTGCGGAGGTGGGTGCCGACCGGATCTGTGCTGCTCGATTCCGCTCGGACGGCTGCCGTGCTCGGGTTGCTGCGCACGCCCATCCAGGTGATGCGGACCGCCGTGCGCGGCTATCACGCCTACCGGTCGCAGCAGGAGCTGGCCGAACTCACCGCCACCGGGCAGGTGCCCGCGCCGGGGCCGGGCTTTACGCCCAGCCTGGTCAACCCCGCGACGGAGGTCGGCGATTCGGATCATCGAGTGCGCATGATCGTTTGCACGCCGGATCAGTTGCGCATCCCAGACCGGACGGTGACCGTGGTTGTTTTGACCGCGATATCGCTCGCGCTCACGCGCTACCTCGAATCGCGCGGTGCACAGGTGGATCGGCTGGGCGCGCAGGTGCCGATGGCGCTACCGGGGGTGTCCACACCCCGCAACAACTACCGCAGCCTCGGCGTCGACCTCTTCGTCGCCGAACCCGATATCCGCCTGCGCTCGCGTCGCATCGCCGATGCGCTGGGTGACCGGATGGCCCGCGCCGGGCATCCGCTGCTTGCCGCGCAAGACCGCGTCACCGCCGTCGTCCCCGCGACGCTATTGCGTCGCGACATCGATCGCTACCCGCTCGACACCGTCCCCGACTCGATCGCAGGCCACACCGTGGTCTCCAGCGTCCACCGCGGCCCCGCCGATCTCACTTTCGGCGGCGGCCGAGTCCTCTTCACCGCGGGTTTCCCCGCACTCGGCTCGGTCATGCACCTGACCCACGGCGTGCACGGCCTCAGCGAGGATGCCGAGGGTCGTGGCGCGACGATCACGATTTCGATCCACGCCGACGTGGCGGCGCTGCCGGATATCGATGTCTACTCGGACCTGCTGGTCGCGGCATTGCGTGAGATAGCGCATGCGCACGAGGCGGCCGACGAAGCCGGCTGA
- a CDS encoding CapA family protein: MNDNGGMTTVLLGGDVMLGRGVDQILPHPGDPRLRERYVDDARTYVELAERANGLFIRPVDFRRPWGAVLPILAQFDPDVRLINLETAITADGAFDPAKGIHYRMSPDNLPVLTVVAPVVCALANNHILDFGIEGLADTLEALDSAGIHHAGAGADLDNALVPAISELEGGRRAVIVSVAAGSSGVPDYWAACRDRPGLWWVGNSPSVRAADEVAANVLAHKRVRDIAIVSIHWGPNWGYGVALSETQFAHRLIDAGVDLVHGHSAHHPRPIEIYRGKPILYGCGDVIDDYEGIHGHERYRTDLRLLYLVTIDIDAVEVQMIPLRVRRMRLESAARSESRWLCETIEQISRGFGTRVAMRHDDLPVVFKDAKR, from the coding sequence ATGAACGACAATGGTGGTATGACGACCGTGCTGCTGGGCGGCGACGTCATGCTGGGCCGCGGGGTGGACCAGATTCTGCCGCATCCCGGCGATCCGAGGCTGCGCGAACGATACGTCGACGATGCACGGACATATGTGGAGTTGGCCGAACGTGCGAACGGCCTCTTTATCCGCCCGGTGGATTTCCGCCGTCCGTGGGGTGCTGTCCTGCCGATCCTCGCGCAGTTCGACCCCGACGTGCGGTTGATCAACCTGGAAACCGCGATCACCGCCGACGGCGCATTCGACCCTGCCAAAGGCATCCACTACCGGATGAGCCCGGACAACCTGCCGGTGTTGACAGTTGTCGCGCCGGTCGTGTGCGCACTGGCCAACAACCACATCCTCGACTTCGGTATCGAAGGCCTGGCCGACACCCTCGAAGCGCTCGATTCCGCGGGTATCCACCACGCCGGAGCGGGTGCGGATCTCGACAACGCCCTGGTCCCGGCGATATCAGAACTCGAGGGCGGACGTCGGGCGGTGATCGTCTCGGTCGCGGCGGGATCGAGCGGGGTTCCGGATTACTGGGCCGCATGTCGTGATCGGCCAGGGCTGTGGTGGGTCGGCAATTCGCCGAGTGTTCGTGCCGCCGACGAGGTGGCGGCAAATGTTTTGGCGCATAAGCGTGTTCGCGATATCGCTATCGTCTCCATACATTGGGGACCCAACTGGGGCTACGGGGTGGCACTGAGCGAAACGCAGTTTGCACATCGGTTGATCGATGCCGGCGTCGACCTGGTGCACGGGCATTCCGCACACCATCCGCGGCCGATCGAAATCTATCGGGGCAAACCGATTCTGTACGGGTGCGGCGATGTCATCGACGACTACGAGGGCATTCATGGCCATGAGCGGTACCGCACCGATCTTCGTCTGCTGTATCTGGTGACGATCGATATCGATGCGGTGGAAGTGCAAATGATTCCGCTGCGGGTTCGGCGCATGCGCCTCGAATCGGCCGCGCGCAGCGAATCCCGATGGCTGTGCGAGACCATCGAGCAAATAAGCCGCGGCTTCGGCACACGCGTGGCGATGCGGCACGACGACCTACCCGTGGTATTCAAGGACGCGAAACGCTGA